The Triplophysa rosa linkage group LG15, Trosa_1v2, whole genome shotgun sequence genomic sequence atagcttatcaatgtgggtcattttctttttaaaattcatgtaccctcataatcttcagttaaaatctgaaaatgcacttccgccttGAAATTACTATCCATCTGAAATGACTTAAATTAGACAGCATTGGCCGGAGCATCCCTTAACTTCTCcccaactgtcagtctgctaccagtttcatttcaaaatcaatgcaacacctgtctttacacatccaatcaattcgcagtgaaaaacgcaagccacggccACCAATTTTCACCTTTGACATTCCTTTTTACTCGGAAATGTTTCAGAATACAAAggaaaaacgatcgcaacttccggttcacggggactttaataagGAGCAGAGACTGCTGGAAGCGAGTTGTGTTGACGGTAAAACTTCAGACTGCCATGTTTACCATGAATTTGCACTTAAGGTGGATAACAGAAGCGCATGCGCACATTGGTCAGAGCAGCATAAATGAGATAaaggtgtttacatgccttCTTATTGCGAATAAAACTGACGTACGCCACATATGCAACTTCGATTATGCTTAATCGCATTATTTAGATCAAATTATTGCGTTTACATAAGGTTAATTGTAATcacaatattgccaaaatccTATTATAATCGCATTATGAGAGTGCATGTAAACGTACTTGATCAAAGGTCTGCTTCAATACAGCTAACAAAGGATTGTGTGTGAACATTTATATAATCTTTTTTACAATGATAGAATAATATGTAAAGTGTTattaaattgtacatttttaatcattCTACCAGGAATTTAAATGTACTACTTTATTCCATAGTGACTTCATAATCTTTATAGACAGATTTGATCTTTTCCACTGTGACAGCATGGTCAGCCTTTCCATAGCCCTAAAAAACAAGAGATGCATGATTTAAATAGAAATAAAGTAGGAAATATACCTAGTGATCTGTGGTTTAACATGCTCAAAATATACATGCTTATGTATTGCTGTTAATGTATTTGTGATTTGATGTGATCTATTATACAACTAAATATATTAAAAGAAGGGTGTGTATCTGACACACACCTTAGTCAGCATTTATTAtggggatagtccacccaaaaatgaaaattttgtcatgaattactcaccctcaagttgttcgaaaactgtatacattttatttgttcagTTGTACAcaatgaaatatatttggaaaatgtgtgcaactgagatttctgaagcaccattgactaccatatagaaataacaatgtatttttgttccgttaaaagatatttggaagaatttaggGGGAAAAAAGTTCTGGAGCACTCTTGGCGACCattttttgactaccccagaaatctcagttgcttacattcttctaaatatctttctttgtgttcaacagaacaaagaaatttatataggtttggaactacttgaggttgagtattccatgacaaaattttcatttgtgggtggaGTAACCCTTTATGCCACATCATTATAATGAAAGCCGATGACTTCTACAGGTAAGTTAACGCATCTACTAAGGTCCTCACATAAGGTAGTTTTGCTCCAAAGGACATTCCCCTGTAAATAGATAGAAAATTACCGTAGACTCCCCAAACACGTGCAGTTTCTTATCATTGCTGATGTGCTCAATCTTGCCTCCTCCAAGACAACTGCACTCCAATCCCAAAGTCTCCATAGCAGGATTCACTTTTTCAAATATGTGATCTAAATGAGAAAAGTTGACTCAGTGTTCTCATATCCCATCGTTTATACAGACACaatttatgtcatttatgtCAAAATGTATGCTTTTGTGCAAGCTTTTGACTAGGATTATATCAGttgattttataaatattgaACTGAACTAGGACATTGTTAACTCGTTGGGTTGCAGAGGCAGATCTCTCGTCACTTAAAAGCCTGCACTTACTGTGGTACTCCGCACTCTTAGTTCCCCTCACTATCACTTTATTATCCGTTCCACCTTTAACCTTTATATtcactaaaatgtatttaaactttCCCTCCGGATCAATCTCAACGTCGGGCACTTTGCTCAGAGCGTCGGCCATCTTCACTGTGGTATAAAAAGCAGCAGCAGAAACACGAGCCACAGACGTCACGCCGTTCTTAAAGAAATAGCAGCAGTTGTCAACCGGAAGTAGAATGTAAGTAATAAAACGGAAAATAATTCTAACCATAAAAACGAAAAATTAATGAATGCAGAATAAGCTGTAAAATAGTAAATTTAATAATAGTGCCCCCTTGgctgggacattctaaaacgcttaacgtgaaaaacgcttaacgaACAATCAGCGATCAATGAAAaaccaagtttctgtcaaaccttccttgtactaaacacttgctgctgtcaaaagaacaagctcttggtccgcggataaagtgaataatattatgttaagcGTTTTATCCCCCATAGAAGTCcgttataaggaaacagcttaacgtggcgtaacgttgctaaacagcgatcaaggaaaaccaaatttatgtccaattttacttctaataaacacatgctgctgtcaaaatAAAGAGCTCTTGTTCCGCGGAAGTGAATATCACGATAAGCGTTctcaccatagaagtccattataagagaaaacagcttaacgtggcttaGACAAATTTATGTCATTGTAATTAATACTTAAAAAGCCaccgtgcattgtgttaaaaCGTGGCGTAGCCTACTCTTTATACCCAGTTATgccctgtctgaaaccaatattaagAAAGGCTGAAAGGTaataaagttgccaggagggcTTCAGTGTTACATCGAGCTGAATAGCCtgtggagcaaactagaacaaaacagcacaaatgtttctaaaagctctgacaaaaagggacagaaatataaatgagacGATACAGCGCGTTCTTGTGGCACGAATGCTCGCGAGGCTATAGCGTCACTAGGCTAATTGGCGTTGCCgtttatccgcggaccaagagctcgttcttttgacagcaccaagtgtttagtacaaggaaggtttgacagaaatgtggttttccttgatcgctgtttaggtacgttaagcgttttagaatgtcccctGTGGCTAACTatgttaacacattttttataaagtatATAAATTTGGCCATTTCAGACATTCATCCATTAGCTACTGTAACATGTATGAGTCAGAAATGAGAGCggccaaaaaataaatatgcttaaaaaaacattacaaatgaaCTTGGTATGTCAGTGTTGTTAAACACTTCTCCTAATCTTTCTCCCACCATCCCTTCCTCTGGTCTTGTCTGCGGACTTTCCCTTTCAATCCAGATTACAAAGGAAGTGTGAGTAATTAATGTAATAATATCAATGCTCAATTGTTTGAAAATCAATAAagataaataaagtaaagttCCTATCCCACaactttaaaatgcttaaatGCTGTACGtttttaaatcgttttaaaaTAAATCCTTGGATACTTTGTATaagctttacattttaataaatcgAGTAACCATAAAAACATCTTATTTtgacacacatttttttaaactaggtCTAGGATGACCTGTAGAAGCTATTTCTGTATAGTACGGATGCTGGTACAACTCTGTGCAAACATCAAACACTGTGTGGCACCCACAGAGGTCTAGGTCACTCTGAAATCAagctgtgaaaactaaaccttGCCATTGGAAACCTCTGGGGAAAGTAAGTAAAACAAgagattttaaacaaaacaataacaaatgcACATTAGGTTAATTTGGACAAATATGTGGACTGCTGTTCGAAAAAGAATGTGATGATAATCAAAAGCACATCACATCCTTAAAAATCATGTGCATGTAAGtattgttggacttttgaggcagtcctgcatgttcaaaaatttgtactgagacgttcttcaaaatcgattagaagtttattatcagatgtaaaaaggggtaacaaagctttgggttgccagtcaCTCTCCACACTctccaaaaagccaacaacccagatcatttcctgacatgcatatttatacagtatgtgacgtcgttctaTCTTCTGACCCCTGTTTTGCCTTTTAAGGGGTGTGGCTCTCTTTCCACCGACCACCGTGTACCACGTGTATCTGACTCCATTCCTCCTTCGCCAGTTTctgcaaaacatgtttttgcaaCACTTCTCTTCGCTAATTTGAGGAAGTGCCCCCTcgagacagtttcatatcacaagacaacatgtcaaaatactttcagtaaaaaacactcaatcatctaatactttgaTTATGCAGCGTTGCTTCTTAATCCTatggttcaa encodes the following:
- the si:dkey-51e6.1 gene encoding 14 kDa phosphohistidine phosphatase, which encodes MADALSKVPDVEIDPEGKFKYILVNIKVKGGTDNKVIVRGTKSAEYHNHIFEKVNPAMETLGLECSCLGGGKIEHISNDKKLHVFGESTGYGKADHAVTVEKIKSVYKDYEVTME